CGAGCGGTTCGGCTCCGCGATCCTGCTCTCCGTCGTCGGCGCCGGGGCGAGCTACCTGACCGGCCATGGCGGCAACGCCGGCTTCGGCAATGGCGACGACAGGGAGCGCGCCGAAGAGCTGGCCCGGCAGACCATCGCGCAGACTTTCTCCGACATGGCGAACCAAGCGCTTCAGGAGCACCTGCGCGTCCGCCCGACGATCAGCGTGCCGCAGGGCGGGCGGATATTCGTCTATGTGCGCCAGGACCTGGATTTCTCGGCTCTCTACGAAGACCCCGTGACCGAAGCGCTGAAGGAGATACGGCGTGAACGAAATCTCGACTGAATTCGCCGCCGAGCAGCGCCACCATTTCCTGAATCGCGCCCTGGAGCCGCTGCGGCCGTTCCTCGATGACGGCAAGGTCGTCGAGATCTCGGTCAACGCGCCGGGCCAGGTCTATGTCGAACGGCTGGGCGCGGCGCACATGGAATTCTACGAGACGCCCGCGCTCACCGCCGAGGAGATCGTGAATATAGGCGAGCGCGTCGCGGCGACCACCAACCAGTTCATCAACAAGGCCAGTCCGCTTCTGAGCGCCGCCCTGCCCGGCGGCGAACGCATCCAGATCGTCCTTCCCCCTGCCGCGCCGCTGGGAGGAGCCATTTCGATCCGCAAGCAGGTCGTGAACAATTTCACCCTCGAACAGTATCGCGACGCCGGCGCGCTCGATCGTGTCGCCGTCGCCGTCGGCGGGCTCAACGCAACCGATCGCCGCCTGCTCGCTCTACTCGAGCGCGGCGATATCTTCGCCTTCCTCAAGACTGCGATCACCGAGCGCATTTCGATCCTGATCAGCGGCGGCACGTCCAGCGGCAAGACCACCTTCCTGAACGCCTGCCTCAAGAGCATCGACGACAACGAACGGATCATCACGCTCGAAGACACGCGCGAGCTGTTCCCGCCGCAAGCGAACGCGGTGCATCTCGTCGCCTCCAAGGGCGACCAGGGAACAGCCAACGTCACGATCCAGAACCTTCTCGAAGCCTCGTTGCGGATGCGCCCGGATCGGCTTTTCGTCGGCGAGGTCCGCGGCGCGGAAGCCTTCAGCTTCCTGCGGGCAATCAATACCGGCCATCCGGGGAGCATGAGCACCGTTCATGCCGACACGCCGGCCGGAGCCTACGAACAGCTCGTGATGATGGTCAGCCAGGGCGGGCTTGCCGCCAGCTTCTCGAAAGACGAATTGCTGTCCTACATCAAGTCGGTCATCCCGATCGTCATCCAGTTGCGGCGCGACGGCGGCCGGCGCGGCATTTCCGAGATCAGCTTCGCCAGGCGGCAGGACGGATGATCAGCGGCCGGAGCATCGTCGCCATCTACCTCCTGTTCTGTGGGGCGATGCTGTTCGCCCTCTGGACACTGGCCTACGGCCTCGGGCTCGCCCTGTTCTTCCGTGACGGCCGAATCCTGTCGCTCGTCATTTCGAGTGATCCGTTCGCGCCGATCAAGCAACTCTGGACCTATCGCGACGTGGCGGTCCTGCAAACCGTCGCCCTGGGCGCGCTCGCCGTGTCGGCCGCCATCACCGGCATGCTCGCCTATCTTGGCCTGCGCCCGCGCGAAAGCCCGCTCGGCGACGCCTCGTTCCAGACTGCGGCCGAGCTGCGCATGCGTCGCTGGTTCGCACGCAACGGGCATATTTTCGGTCGCTTCGGCCGCAACATCCTGCGCGCGTCCGACGATCGCCACCATCTGGTGATCGGTCCTACCCGATCCGGCAAGGGTGCGGGATACGTCATTCCGAACGCGCTGACGCACAAGGGCTCGATGATCGTCACCGATCTCAAGGGCGAGATATTCCGGGCCACGGCGGGCTATAGGCGCAAGAACGGCAACAGGGTCTATTTCTTCTCGCCCGGATCGGAAGTCACCCACCGCTACAATCCGCTCGACTTCA
The window above is part of the Mesorhizobium sp. genome. Proteins encoded here:
- the virB11 gene encoding P-type DNA transfer ATPase VirB11; translated protein: MNEISTEFAAEQRHHFLNRALEPLRPFLDDGKVVEISVNAPGQVYVERLGAAHMEFYETPALTAEEIVNIGERVAATTNQFINKASPLLSAALPGGERIQIVLPPAAPLGGAISIRKQVVNNFTLEQYRDAGALDRVAVAVGGLNATDRRLLALLERGDIFAFLKTAITERISILISGGTSSGKTTFLNACLKSIDDNERIITLEDTRELFPPQANAVHLVASKGDQGTANVTIQNLLEASLRMRPDRLFVGEVRGAEAFSFLRAINTGHPGSMSTVHADTPAGAYEQLVMMVSQGGLAASFSKDELLSYIKSVIPIVIQLRRDGGRRGISEISFARRQDG